Proteins encoded together in one Orrella marina window:
- the msrA gene encoding peptide-methionine (S)-S-oxide reductase MsrA, producing METAVFGGGCFWCTEAIFSAMKGVHSVRPGYCGGHVEAPSYDAVCAGTTGHIEVVAVEYDEKVVSFETMLDVFFGTHDPTTPGRQGHDVGPQYQSAVFAQNDMQHTMTEQKIRELDQQGVFPAKICTLILPPQKFWVAEDYHHDFFERNPGQGYCQVVVSPKVMKFRKNFYDYLK from the coding sequence AAGCGATCTTCTCTGCAATGAAAGGTGTGCACTCCGTACGACCTGGTTATTGTGGCGGCCATGTTGAGGCCCCTTCGTACGACGCAGTTTGTGCAGGGACCACAGGGCATATCGAAGTGGTGGCTGTTGAGTATGACGAAAAGGTTGTTTCATTTGAAACGATGTTGGATGTTTTCTTTGGTACCCATGACCCGACAACCCCTGGACGTCAGGGGCATGATGTCGGGCCCCAATATCAGTCTGCCGTATTTGCACAGAATGATATGCAGCATACGATGACGGAACAGAAAATTCGTGAACTTGACCAACAGGGAGTCTTTCCTGCAAAGATCTGTACATTGATTTTGCCTCCACAGAAGTTTTGGGTTGCTGAGGACTATCACCACGATTTCTTTGAAAGAAATCCCGGGCAGGGCTATTGCCAGGTTGTTGTCTCTCCCAAGGTTATGAAATTCAGGAAAAATTTCTATGATTATCTGAAATGA